One Pseudobacteriovorax antillogorgiicola genomic region harbors:
- a CDS encoding DUF2059 domain-containing protein, whose translation MIKQVVTASTAFAIGMLVSYGIYSPDQDKIASQMSTSEPVAQEEQASQESVNIPTASLALKEQVLQLNQENQELKLALKSLHSQPQATVSADGASSSSQYRYTPAEDTPDLRLGLAGEYFEVMAMDEQMSKMIEVSFDSMLQSEEGELDAEGVAAMKDVMKKYIAWEKWERSFYEIYAESFTANELQALIDFQKSEVGQAMVEKTPEITAKVMQTMGAGIQENQAKMAEEIEAIHKAAEKRRGKPAETH comes from the coding sequence ATGATAAAGCAAGTCGTCACCGCCAGCACTGCCTTTGCAATTGGAATGTTGGTCAGCTATGGCATCTACTCTCCAGACCAAGATAAAATCGCGTCTCAAATGTCCACTAGCGAACCAGTCGCTCAAGAAGAACAAGCGAGCCAAGAATCTGTCAACATTCCTACTGCATCTCTAGCTTTAAAGGAACAGGTTCTGCAGCTCAATCAAGAGAACCAAGAGTTGAAGTTAGCGCTCAAGTCCCTTCACAGCCAACCTCAAGCCACTGTAAGTGCCGATGGAGCTTCTAGCTCCTCGCAATATCGCTATACCCCAGCAGAAGATACTCCTGACCTGCGCTTGGGCTTGGCGGGAGAATACTTTGAAGTTATGGCAATGGATGAACAGATGTCGAAGATGATTGAAGTGTCCTTTGACTCCATGCTTCAGTCTGAAGAAGGTGAGCTGGATGCCGAAGGGGTTGCTGCAATGAAAGACGTGATGAAGAAATACATTGCCTGGGAAAAGTGGGAGCGCAGTTTCTACGAAATCTATGCTGAGTCATTCACTGCCAATGAGCTGCAAGCCTTGATCGACTTCCAAAAAAGCGAGGTGGGGCAAGCCATGGTTGAAAAGACGCCCGAAATCACAGCAAAGGTGATGCAAACCATGGGTGCTGGCATTCAAGAAAATCAAGCCAAAATGGCTGAAGAAATTGAGGCCATC